AGTAATACCTACACCGGTGCGTCTACCTTGTCCACTCTTTTTATGTATTTTCTCCCAAAGAACGCGCTCCGCTCTTTTTATTTCTTGGTCTTCAGGGTCTTTGTCTATCTTCTCAATGATACGCTCTATCTTTTCTAGCTCTAAATCAATAATGTCGTCCATTATTCTTTGAGCTAGTTCAATATGCTTCTGAAATAGCTCAAAATCGAAGTAGGCTTCCTTTTTGAATGGATTGACAACGTAGGAGTATAGATTGATAGCAAGAAGCCGACAGGAGTCATATGGACAAAGAGGTATTTCTCCGCATGGGTTCGTTGATACTGTTTTATATCCTAGGTCAGCATAACAATCGGGTACAGATTCTTTGATGATAGTGTCCCAAAATAGAACTCCAGGTTCTGCCGATTTCCATGCATTGTGCACAATCTTCTTCCATAAGGAAGAGGCGTCTATTTCTTTTATTGTAGTAGGATTTGCTGAATCAATTGGATATTGTTGAGTGTATTTTTCTCCTTTTGTTGCTGCAGTCATAAAAGCATCATCCAGTTTAACGGATACGTTGGCTCCGGTAACTTTACCTTCGGTCATTTTGGCATCAATAAAAGCTTCAGAATCTGGATGCTTGATGGAGGCGCTTAGCATGAGAGCTCCTCTTCGTCCATCTTGAGCTACTTCACGAGTCGAGTTTGAGTATCGTTCCATGAATGGTACAATACCGGTGGAAGTTAATGCAGAGTTTTTTACAGGGGATCCTTTAGGCCGAATATGCGAAAGGTCATGCCCTACGCCTCCACGTCTTTTCATTAATTGTACTTGTTCTTCATCTATTTTTATGATTGCACCGTATGAGTCAGCAGAGCCGTCAATGCCAATGACGAAACAATTCGATAAAGAAGCGACTTGATAATTGTTTCCTATTCCTGTCATAGGACTTCCTTGCGGTACAATATATTTAAAGTGATCTAACAATTCAAAAAGTTCCTTGGCATTGAGTCCGTTTTTGTATTTTGCTTCAATTCGGGCTACTTCTTTTGCTATCCTCCAATGCATATCTTCAGGAGACTTTTCATATATATTCCCGAAAGAATCTTTTACTGCATATTTGTTGACCCATACCCTTGCAGCCAACTCATCTCCTTGAAAATATCGTAAAGATTCTTCAAAGGCTTCCTCGTATGAATAAATTTTCTTTTCCACGATGTTTTTTCTAAATATGATTTTAATTATTAAGTAAAAGTAGAAGTTATACTTAATGGCTAACAAATGTGTTGGCAAAGCTATAAATGTTTTTGCTTATTACAAAATATTAATAGTACTATTTTGATCTTTGAATTATAGTTTTCTGTTTTCTGTTGGTAATCATTTGATTATCAAGTGACTATGATTGTGCTTCTTGACTATAAGTTTTCCAAAAAGTTTTTTTAAAAACTTATACATGTGCTTCAATTCTCTTTTGTGTTTGTTTGAAACTTGAAAAGACATCCTCTAAATTAGTTGTTTTTGAAGACTTTTCTTATATTTGTAGAAAAAAGAATGCTAGAATCTATAAGGAATAGAAGAACAATAAGGAAGTATCAGCAGAGAGATATTTCTGATTCATTGTTAAATGAAATGCTTGAATTATCTTTTAAGGCTTCTACTGTTGGTAATATGCAAGTTTACAGTGTTGTGGTGACTCGAGATCATGAAATGAAGCTTAAATTGTCTCCTGCGCATTTTAATCAACCCATGGTGAAAAATGCTCCTGTGTTGCTTACTTTTTGCGCAGATTTTAATCGTTTTACTAAATGGTGTGAATTTAGGAAAGCGCTTCCTTCGTATAATAATTTTCAATCATTTATGAGTGCTGCGATAGATACTTTATTGGTTGCGCAAACTTTTTGTACAATAGCAGAAGAGAAAGGATTGGGAATTTGTTATCTTGGTACTACAACTTATAATCCAGATATGATTATTAATGCATTGGAACTTCCGAAACTCGTTTTTCCTGTTACAACAATAGCTTTGGGTTATCCTGATGAGATGCCGAATCAAATAGATCGTTTGCCTATTGAGGGACTGATTCATAATGAATATTATCATGATTATACTTCTTCTGATATAGATAAAATCTATACTTATAAAGAATCATTAGTTGAAAATCTAGGTTTTGTGAAAGAAAATAATAAAGAAACTTTAGCACAGGTATTTACTGATGTGCGTTATACTAAAGATATCAACGAGGCAACTTCAGAAAGTTTGTTTCGGGCTATTCGCCGTCAAGGTTTTCTAGATTGATACTCTATTGGAGATATAATAACAAGTTCAGTAAAATCTTACTGAGCTTGTTATATATTAAAATGAGATTATGCTTTTTTCTTTAAAGATCTTTCTATATTTTCAACTTCAGAGTGAAAACTTTTATCAACCTGGCATTGATCTTTTACTATTTTACAAGCGTGCAGAACTGTTGCATGGTCTTTATGTCCTATTAATTGCCCTATTTTGGAGGATGAATAATCGGTATGCTTTTTTGCCAAATACATCGCAACTTGGCGTACCTGTACCACTTCTCTTTTTCTCGATTTGGTATGGATCATTGCAGGAGTCAGTTCAAAATGCTTGCATACAATATTAATAATATCGTCCACTGTAATTGCTTTGGTTTCATTACGAACAACCTTTTTAACAATTCTTTGAGCCAAATCAAGGTCAATCTCTTTATTGTATATAGTAGAATGGGCCATGATTGAAATAACAATTCCTTCTAAGTCGCGTACGCTTTCATTCACATTTTCGGCAATGTAATTGATAACTTCTTGTGGAAATTGCAAACCATCTCGATGAATTTTATTCCTTAGTATATCTTTTCGTAGTTCAACAGAAGGCCTTTCCAATTCAGCAACCATTCCCCATTTAAAGCGTGTAAGCAGCCTCTCCTCCACTCCTTGCAATAAAACAGGGGCACGATCTGATGTAAGAATAAGCTGTTTGTTGTTCTGGTGTAAATGGTTGAATATATGAAAGAATGTGTTTTGGGTTTTAGTTACTCCTGCGAATTCTTGTATATCATCAATGATAAGGACATCAATAGTTTGATAGAAGTTAATGAAATCATTGGTGGTATTGTTGCGTACAGAATCAGTGTATTGTACTTGAAACAAATGTGCAGATACGTATAGAACTCTTTTTTCGGGATAAAGCTCTTTTATCTTTGTTCCAATAGCATTTGCTAAATGAGTTTTGCCTACCCCTGATGCTCCATGAATAAATAGAGGGTTAAAGATCGTTTTGGCTGGGTTTTGGGCTACTGCTTCTGCTACGCTTCTAGATAATTTGTTGCTGTATCCCTCGATAAAGCTTTCGAAATTATAGTCAGGATTAAGTTGTGGATCTAGATCTTGAGGAGCTGGCGCTTGTAATATGTTAGGAGCTTTATTCCCGTTACGAATAGTATTTTTTTGAGGAATAGCAGTTGAGCGGTTTGTTGCTTCTAGGTTAACCGTTGTTTTTGAACTCTTATCAACCATGACATTATACATCAACTTTGTACCTTCACCTATAACTTTGTATAAGGTAGCACGAAGCAGATCTACAAATTTATCTTCTATAAATTCATAAAAGAATTGACTAGGAACTTGTACTGTTAATGTTTTGTCCTCATATTTTAAGGGAACAATAGGTACAAACCAAGTATTATAAGTCGTTTCCGGAACATTGTCTCGTATAACTTGAAGACAGCGGTTCCACAATCCGACATGATTCTTTTCAATCATAACGGTTCTAATACATTTATTTGATTAAGCAAACTTCTACAATTGCAAATTTGGGAATCTTATTTGATAAAAACAAATCGTTTTTTTCTTGCGATTCTCCATGATTGAATAAAACCTTTAATTTCAGCTAGTTATAGCCTTTTTACTTCTTACACTGTCAAATTTTGATTTGTTTTTTTGTATATATCTGATTATCAGTGTGATAGTTGGTTTATATACGCTTTGTGTTATATAGCATAAAACCTTTAAAAAACGTTTATTTATAGATGCTTGAAGTACAATTATTAATAGATTGAAAAAAAAATATTATTTAGATGAAATCTATATAATGAATAAATTCTAACTTTTATTTTTTTCCAAAAATAGAGAAATGAACATATCTTTTAGGATTCGTTTTTAAATCTTCTAATAGTTTTGCGGCATTAGTACTTGCTGTATTTAGGTTATAATATAGTTGCGGGTCATTGAGTAATAAACCTATAGAGTTGTCTTTACTATTAAGTCTTTCTGTAATTAATTTTATGTTGGTCATTGTTGAGTCTATTTTATTGAAAGTGGCAGCATAATTTATTCCTTTTAAATTGTTACTTACTTCTACAAAATTATTACTGATAGTATTTAGTTTTCCTGCTAACTGAGGAATATCATTTATCATGAGATGTTTTAATTGTCTACTAGTAACTTCTAAATTAGCGGTCGTATTCTTTATCGAATGCAGAGTGTTTGGTATGTCAGGGCTGTTTAAAATACCGTTTAGAGACGATAGTATGGAGTCCAACTTGGGCAGCATTTTCTGCATTTGAGGAATTAAAGTTGATGCGCTTCCTATTATTCCGTAATTTACTATACCTGGGATTGTATCTCCGTTTGAGTAACTTTCACGAGGGTTATTGGCTAATAGGATGTTCATTCTAATTCCTCCCATCATTTCAGATACTAATTCTGCAGTACTACCTTTAGGTATTCTCATCTTTTCATCTAACTCAACTTCTACTGTTACATTCTTGGGATGAGCATAATCATATGCGATAGTGCGTACAATGCCTATACGATAACCATCTGCAAATACCGGGCTTGACTTGGTTAGT
This window of the uncultured Bacteroides sp. genome carries:
- a CDS encoding nitroreductase family protein, whose protein sequence is MLESIRNRRTIRKYQQRDISDSLLNEMLELSFKASTVGNMQVYSVVVTRDHEMKLKLSPAHFNQPMVKNAPVLLTFCADFNRFTKWCEFRKALPSYNNFQSFMSAAIDTLLVAQTFCTIAEEKGLGICYLGTTTYNPDMIINALELPKLVFPVTTIALGYPDEMPNQIDRLPIEGLIHNEYYHDYTSSDIDKIYTYKESLVENLGFVKENNKETLAQVFTDVRYTKDINEATSESLFRAIRRQGFLD
- the dnaA gene encoding chromosomal replication initiator protein DnaA — protein: MIEKNHVGLWNRCLQVIRDNVPETTYNTWFVPIVPLKYEDKTLTVQVPSQFFYEFIEDKFVDLLRATLYKVIGEGTKLMYNVMVDKSSKTTVNLEATNRSTAIPQKNTIRNGNKAPNILQAPAPQDLDPQLNPDYNFESFIEGYSNKLSRSVAEAVAQNPAKTIFNPLFIHGASGVGKTHLANAIGTKIKELYPEKRVLYVSAHLFQVQYTDSVRNNTTNDFINFYQTIDVLIIDDIQEFAGVTKTQNTFFHIFNHLHQNNKQLILTSDRAPVLLQGVEERLLTRFKWGMVAELERPSVELRKDILRNKIHRDGLQFPQEVINYIAENVNESVRDLEGIVISIMAHSTIYNKEIDLDLAQRIVKKVVRNETKAITVDDIINIVCKHFELTPAMIHTKSRKREVVQVRQVAMYLAKKHTDYSSSKIGQLIGHKDHATVLHACKIVKDQCQVDKSFHSEVENIERSLKKKA
- a CDS encoding MlaD family protein produces the protein MITKYFNKEVKIGLVTILALSVIIYGVNYLKGINMFKPSSYLYVKYTDVNGLTKSSPVFADGYRIGIVRTIAYDYAHPKNVTVEVELDEKMRIPKGSTAELVSEMMGGIRMNILLANNPRESYSNGDTIPGIVNYGIIGSASTLIPQMQKMLPKLDSILSSLNGILNSPDIPNTLHSIKNTTANLEVTSRQLKHLMINDIPQLAGKLNTISNNFVEVSNNLKGINYAATFNKIDSTMTNIKLITERLNSKDNSIGLLLNDPQLYYNLNTASTNAAKLLEDLKTNPKRYVHFSIFGKK